A DNA window from Maribellus comscasis contains the following coding sequences:
- a CDS encoding amidase → MKRRNFFKTAALSSSVIAVSGFAGCQPERQAKETERNFTFFDFNEITIDDLQKKMASGELTSMEICQKYLDRINEVDPVLKSIIELNPDALEIATLLDEERKNGTVRGPLHGIPIVIKDNIDTADKMQTTAGSLALEGNIAEKDAFIVKKLREAGAVLLGKTNLSEWANFRSSNSSSGWSGRGGQVRNPFCLDRSPCGSSSGTGAAVSGNLCAIGIGTETNGSIVCPSGINGIVGIKPTLGMWSRNGIIPIAHSQDTAGPMTRTVKDAATLLGALAEFDPEDAENHLGKGEIFSDYTQFLDKNGLQGARIGVATNMMGFNKDVDEIIKQVYRTLQENGTEVVEFEFENSRKTGRPSYQVLLYEFKADLNKYLQGHSNAKPKNLADLIKFNSENAAKEMPWFEQEIFEEAEKKGDLNEKEYLDALEESKRLAGKEGIDAVLKKYNLDAIIAPTNGPSWTIDWVNGDHFGGGSSSPAAISGYPNITVPAGYVHGLPIGVSFFAEAWSEPKLLKLAYAFEQATKHRKAPEFVKSLT, encoded by the coding sequence ATGAAAAGGCGAAACTTTTTTAAAACCGCAGCATTAAGCAGCTCTGTTATAGCAGTGAGCGGTTTTGCAGGCTGTCAGCCGGAAAGGCAGGCGAAAGAGACAGAAAGAAATTTTACATTCTTTGATTTCAACGAAATAACCATAGATGACCTTCAGAAAAAGATGGCTTCAGGAGAACTGACTTCGATGGAAATTTGTCAAAAATATCTCGATCGAATTAACGAAGTTGATCCGGTTCTTAAGTCGATAATTGAGTTGAATCCGGATGCACTGGAAATAGCAACTCTACTTGACGAAGAACGGAAAAACGGAACTGTTCGCGGGCCCTTACATGGAATACCAATTGTAATCAAAGACAATATTGACACCGCAGACAAAATGCAAACCACAGCAGGTTCGCTGGCTTTGGAAGGAAATATTGCCGAAAAAGATGCCTTTATAGTTAAAAAACTGAGAGAAGCCGGAGCCGTTTTGCTGGGAAAAACCAACCTCAGTGAGTGGGCAAATTTCCGCTCCTCCAACTCATCAAGTGGCTGGAGCGGCAGAGGCGGACAAGTAAGAAACCCGTTTTGTCTCGACCGAAGTCCCTGTGGTTCGAGTTCGGGAACCGGTGCAGCCGTTTCCGGCAATCTGTGTGCAATTGGTATTGGCACAGAAACCAACGGGTCAATCGTTTGTCCTTCCGGAATCAACGGAATCGTTGGAATAAAACCAACACTGGGAATGTGGAGCAGAAACGGAATTATTCCTATTGCTCACAGTCAGGACACAGCGGGGCCAATGACCCGCACAGTAAAAGATGCTGCCACTTTGTTGGGAGCATTGGCGGAATTTGACCCAGAAGACGCAGAAAATCACTTGGGGAAAGGTGAAATATTTTCGGACTACACGCAATTTCTGGACAAAAACGGATTACAGGGAGCAAGAATTGGAGTTGCCACCAATATGATGGGGTTTAACAAAGATGTAGATGAAATTATAAAACAAGTGTATCGCACCCTGCAGGAAAACGGCACTGAAGTCGTAGAGTTTGAATTTGAAAACAGCCGGAAAACGGGACGCCCCTCATACCAGGTACTTTTATACGAGTTTAAAGCTGATTTGAATAAATACCTGCAAGGTCATTCAAATGCGAAACCAAAAAATTTAGCCGATTTAATAAAATTCAATTCGGAAAATGCAGCGAAAGAGATGCCTTGGTTTGAACAGGAAATTTTTGAGGAAGCTGAAAAAAAGGGTGATTTGAATGAAAAAGAGTACCTGGATGCTTTGGAGGAATCAAAACGTCTGGCAGGCAAGGAAGGGATTGATGCTGTGTTAAAAAAATACAACCTGGATGCAATCATTGCGCCAACAAATGGCCCAAGCTGGACCATAGACTGGGTAAATGGTGATCATTTTGGAGGGGGAAGTTCATCACCTGCTGCAATATCCGGATATCCAAATATTACTGTTCCTGCAGGATACGTGCATGGTTTACCAATTGGTGTATCATTTTTTGCCGAAGCCTGGAGTGAACCCAAACTACTTAAACTGGCCTATGCATTTGAACAGGCTACAAAACACAGGAAAGCTCCGGAATTTGTAAAATCGCTGACATAA
- the rfbB gene encoding dTDP-glucose 4,6-dehydratase → MKNLLVTGGAGFIGSHVVRLFVEKYPEYNIVNLDKLTYAGNLANLKDIEDKPNYEFVKGDIVDGDFILKLFEEKQFDGVIHLAAESHVDRSISNPTEFVYTNVIGTVNLLNAAKHIWKDDFSGKKFYHISTDEVYGSLSDEGMFTEETRYDPHSPYSASKASSDHFVRAYNDTFGVPAVISNCSNNYGSYQFPEKLIPLFINNIKNKKPLPVYGKGENVRDWLWVVDHARAIDVIFHKGKIGETYNIGGFNEWKNIDLIRVMCRVMDKKLGREEGESEKLITFVKDRAGHDLRYAIDATKIKNELGWEPSLQFEEGIEKTIDWYLKNVEWMKNVTSGDYQKYYENQYSKR, encoded by the coding sequence ATGAAAAATTTACTAGTTACAGGCGGCGCCGGATTTATCGGATCACATGTTGTTCGCCTGTTTGTGGAAAAATATCCGGAATATAATATTGTTAATCTCGACAAGTTAACATATGCCGGAAACCTTGCCAATTTGAAAGACATAGAAGACAAGCCAAATTACGAGTTTGTAAAAGGCGACATTGTTGACGGAGATTTTATCCTGAAATTATTTGAGGAAAAACAGTTTGACGGTGTAATTCATCTGGCTGCCGAATCGCATGTCGACCGTTCTATATCAAACCCTACCGAGTTTGTTTATACAAATGTAATCGGAACTGTAAACCTGTTAAACGCAGCCAAGCACATTTGGAAGGATGATTTTTCAGGTAAAAAATTCTATCATATTTCTACCGATGAAGTCTACGGTTCCTTGAGTGATGAGGGTATGTTTACCGAAGAAACCCGTTACGATCCACACAGTCCTTATTCTGCGTCAAAAGCAAGCTCCGACCATTTTGTGCGCGCTTACAACGACACCTTTGGTGTTCCGGCTGTAATTTCAAACTGTTCAAACAATTATGGCTCTTACCAGTTTCCAGAAAAGCTTATTCCACTTTTTATCAATAACATAAAAAATAAAAAGCCGCTTCCGGTATACGGGAAAGGTGAAAATGTGCGCGACTGGCTTTGGGTAGTCGATCATGCCCGGGCAATCGATGTGATTTTCCACAAGGGAAAAATCGGAGAAACCTACAATATTGGTGGATTCAATGAATGGAAAAATATCGACCTCATCCGTGTTATGTGCCGTGTTATGGATAAAAAACTGGGACGGGAGGAAGGTGAATCAGAAAAACTTATAACCTTTGTAAAAGATCGAGCCGGGCACGATTTGCGCTACGCAATTGATGCGACAAAAATTAAAAACGAACTGGGATGGGAACCGTCGCTTCAGTTTGAAGAGGGTATTGAAAAAACCATCGACTGGTATCTGAAAAACGTCGAATGGATGAAAAATGTAACATCAGGTGACTACCAGAAATATTACGAAAACCAGTATTCCAAAAGATAA
- the galE gene encoding UDP-glucose 4-epimerase GalE: MAQTILVTGGTGYIGSHTVVELQNAGFEVIIVDDLSNSGIDVLDNIEKITGKKPQFEQFNLADTQKTDDFFNKNQNIDAIIHFAASKAVGESVQIPLHYYRNNLVSLINILDCQLKYEIPNIVFSSSCTVYGQPDVLPVTEQTPRKDAESPYGNTKRVNEDILRDSIAAYPQLKGIALRYFNPIGAHPSALIGELPLGVPQNLVPFITQSAAGLRGELKVFGNDYDTTDGSAVRDYINVVDLAKAHVVAIERLLKEKNKANYEVFNLGTGEGLSVLQVVKGFEKATGIKLNYKIVDRRAGDVEKIWADTTYANDELGWKAEKGLEETLLSAWNWEKRVREIE; the protein is encoded by the coding sequence ATGGCACAAACAATTTTAGTTACAGGAGGCACCGGTTATATTGGCTCACACACAGTTGTTGAACTCCAAAATGCAGGTTTCGAGGTCATTATTGTTGATGATCTTTCAAATTCGGGAATTGATGTTTTAGATAATATCGAAAAAATCACAGGTAAAAAACCTCAATTTGAACAGTTTAATCTTGCAGACACCCAAAAAACCGACGATTTTTTTAATAAAAATCAGAATATTGATGCAATTATCCATTTTGCAGCATCAAAAGCAGTTGGGGAGTCGGTACAAATCCCGTTACACTATTACAGAAACAATCTGGTATCGCTGATTAATATTCTGGATTGCCAGTTAAAATATGAGATTCCAAATATTGTTTTTTCATCGTCGTGTACGGTTTACGGACAGCCCGATGTTTTACCGGTAACAGAACAAACACCACGAAAAGATGCCGAATCGCCATACGGAAATACCAAAAGGGTAAATGAAGATATTTTACGCGATTCGATTGCTGCTTATCCGCAGCTAAAAGGTATTGCGTTGCGCTATTTTAACCCAATTGGCGCTCACCCGTCGGCATTAATTGGTGAACTTCCTTTGGGAGTTCCTCAAAACCTTGTGCCGTTTATCACGCAATCGGCGGCCGGGCTTCGCGGTGAGCTGAAAGTTTTTGGCAACGACTACGATACAACTGACGGTTCAGCTGTTCGCGACTACATCAATGTTGTTGACCTCGCAAAAGCACATGTTGTAGCCATTGAACGTTTACTAAAAGAAAAAAACAAAGCTAATTATGAGGTTTTTAATCTTGGAACAGGTGAAGGATTATCAGTACTTCAGGTAGTAAAAGGTTTTGAAAAGGCAACAGGAATAAAACTGAATTATAAAATTGTTGACCGTCGTGCCGGGGATGTAGAAAAAATTTGGGCCGACACTACTTACGCCAATGATGAACTTGGCTGGAAAGCAGAAAAAGGTTTGGAAGAAACGTTGCTCTCTGCCTGGAATTGGGAGAAACGAGTGCGGGAGATCGAATAA
- a CDS encoding SPOR domain-containing protein, which yields MNLGPFLYELLLDNETVIIPGFGAFISNYKPAEIDKETGKIVPPSKEITFNQNVRNNDGLLVGYVSKKQSVSHFDALRIIEKERENIIYQLDKGEKIVLEEIGYLLRNERDEIDFEAAIHENLLLDSFGLESISFEEEEEAEIVHVSEIPEIQAEEEREVESDVSEQNEIVGSNDEELTDESETEDEKTVDAVIAGEEVEEKEIESTFAEPEEPDENEFAENREEVTSQNFQGAETVAEDQKVDEIIEQEKIEEPEPEEEEELVLEDQPEEKRKKQSWLWFLLIFIPLIGAGLYLSKDKLFPDRSYKIVLQEDTAENTSELEENVPPLDTAVKDSAQEKLVDSVDSSLTESVPAEVADTGKSKFYLVGGSFKEQENVDKFMEQFDAEGYKPFLLGKRGNFFIVAIGTYSTEREAVLARDTFMEKNPDSGIWVFEDKSE from the coding sequence GTGAATTTAGGACCTTTTTTATACGAACTTTTACTTGATAATGAAACGGTTATCATTCCTGGTTTCGGAGCGTTTATTTCGAATTATAAACCGGCAGAGATTGACAAGGAGACCGGTAAAATTGTTCCCCCATCGAAGGAAATAACTTTTAATCAGAATGTTAGAAATAACGATGGTTTGCTGGTTGGTTATGTTTCAAAAAAACAGTCGGTTTCGCATTTTGATGCCCTTCGGATAATTGAAAAAGAGCGTGAAAATATTATTTATCAGCTCGATAAAGGTGAAAAGATAGTTCTTGAGGAGATTGGATATCTTTTAAGAAATGAACGGGATGAGATAGATTTTGAAGCCGCTATTCACGAAAATCTGCTGTTGGATTCATTTGGTTTGGAATCGATATCTTTTGAAGAGGAAGAAGAAGCTGAAATAGTGCATGTTTCTGAAATTCCTGAAATTCAGGCGGAAGAAGAGAGAGAAGTTGAATCTGATGTTTCGGAACAAAATGAAATAGTCGGGAGTAATGACGAAGAATTGACTGATGAGTCGGAAACGGAAGATGAAAAAACTGTCGACGCAGTTATTGCCGGAGAAGAAGTTGAAGAAAAAGAGATAGAATCGACTTTTGCGGAGCCTGAAGAACCGGATGAAAATGAGTTCGCGGAAAATAGGGAAGAAGTTACAAGTCAGAATTTTCAGGGTGCTGAAACTGTTGCCGAAGACCAAAAGGTTGATGAGATAATTGAACAGGAAAAGATTGAGGAGCCCGAGCCGGAAGAAGAAGAGGAACTGGTTTTGGAAGATCAGCCGGAAGAAAAACGGAAAAAGCAAAGCTGGCTGTGGTTTTTGTTGATTTTTATTCCGTTGATCGGAGCCGGACTCTACCTTAGCAAGGATAAACTTTTCCCTGACAGATCCTATAAAATTGTTCTGCAGGAAGACACAGCTGAAAATACTTCGGAATTGGAGGAAAATGTACCGCCGTTGGATACCGCTGTAAAAGATTCAGCACAAGAAAAACTGGTGGATTCTGTGGATTCATCATTAACAGAGAGCGTTCCTGCAGAGGTTGCCGATACAGGAAAGTCAAAATTTTACCTGGTTGGCGGGAGTTTCAAAGAGCAGGAAAACGTGGATAAGTTTATGGAGCAATTTGATGCCGAGGGCTATAAACCATTTCTTCTGGGGAAAAGAGGGAACTTTTTTATTGTTGCAATCGGTACTTATTCAACAGAAAGAGAAGCTGTTCTTGCCAGAGATACTTTTATGGAAAAAAATCCTGATTCAGGGATCTGGGTTTTTGAAGATAAATCTGAATAA
- a CDS encoding sugar phosphate isomerase/epimerase family protein, translating into MLDLGFVSAILAEKSFEEVIEFASHNQFKCVEIMCWPKGKAERRYAGVTHINVDDTDDEKAVEIKSVLEKNNVYISGLGYYPNPLDADKSQADVYIEHIKKVIRTAAKLGIPVVNTFVGRDPQKSVEENLDKFAEVWPAVIKVAEENDVKVGIENCPMLFTRDEWPGGKNLATTPAIWKKMFEIIPSPNFGLNYDPSHLVWMQMDEVKPIYDFSDKLFHIHLKDVKVFRDKLNEVGIMAYPLDYHSPKIPGLGDVDWRGFFSALTSVKYRGPVCIEVEDKAFEGSEEDIQSAILTARNYLKQFLA; encoded by the coding sequence ATGTTAGATTTAGGATTTGTCAGCGCCATTCTTGCTGAAAAAAGCTTTGAAGAAGTAATAGAATTTGCCTCTCACAATCAGTTTAAATGTGTGGAAATTATGTGTTGGCCCAAAGGGAAGGCAGAACGCCGTTATGCTGGTGTTACACACATAAATGTTGATGACACTGACGATGAAAAAGCGGTAGAAATAAAGTCAGTTTTGGAAAAGAATAACGTTTATATTTCCGGGTTGGGCTACTACCCCAATCCGCTGGATGCTGATAAAAGCCAGGCTGATGTTTATATTGAACACATTAAAAAGGTAATTCGCACTGCGGCTAAATTGGGTATTCCGGTTGTGAATACATTTGTTGGCCGCGATCCGCAGAAAAGTGTGGAGGAAAATCTGGATAAGTTTGCAGAAGTGTGGCCGGCAGTAATTAAGGTAGCGGAAGAGAACGATGTAAAAGTAGGAATCGAAAACTGCCCGATGTTGTTTACCCGCGATGAATGGCCCGGAGGTAAAAACCTGGCAACTACTCCAGCCATTTGGAAAAAAATGTTTGAAATAATTCCGAGCCCCAATTTTGGGTTGAATTACGATCCTTCGCATTTGGTTTGGATGCAAATGGACGAGGTAAAACCCATTTACGATTTTAGTGACAAGCTTTTCCATATTCATTTAAAAGATGTAAAAGTTTTTCGTGATAAATTAAACGAAGTTGGAATAATGGCCTACCCGCTTGATTATCATTCTCCAAAAATACCAGGTTTGGGAGATGTTGACTGGCGGGGCTTTTTCTCGGCACTTACCTCTGTAAAATATCGCGGCCCGGTTTGTATAGAGGTAGAAGACAAAGCTTTTGAAGGATCTGAAGAGGATATTCAAAGTGCCATACTTACTGCCCGGAATTATTTAAAACAGTTCCTCGCCTGA
- a CDS encoding nitroreductase family protein, which yields MDFRELVNLRQSVRKYSDKPVEKEKTEQLIEAVHIAPSACNSQPWKLIIVNNPELKNKVAKATFSKAISFNKFAVEAPVIAVLVIEKAKLIAQLGGKVKNQEYAQYDIGIAADHFCLQAAELELGTCILGWFDEKKIKKLLNIPKKRKVGLVITLGYPPKDYKLRKKIRKPVEQICGFNTY from the coding sequence ATGGACTTTCGGGAATTGGTTAATCTACGGCAAAGCGTTCGAAAATACAGCGACAAGCCTGTTGAAAAAGAAAAAACAGAACAATTGATTGAAGCAGTACACATCGCTCCCTCGGCATGTAACTCGCAACCATGGAAGCTAATTATTGTTAACAATCCGGAGCTCAAAAATAAAGTAGCCAAAGCCACATTCAGCAAAGCCATTTCATTTAATAAATTTGCAGTTGAGGCGCCGGTTATAGCTGTTTTGGTAATCGAAAAAGCAAAACTGATTGCACAACTCGGAGGGAAAGTAAAAAATCAGGAATACGCACAATACGATATCGGTATCGCCGCTGACCATTTTTGCTTGCAAGCCGCAGAACTGGAATTAGGAACCTGCATTTTAGGTTGGTTCGACGAAAAGAAAATCAAAAAACTACTCAACATCCCAAAAAAAAGAAAAGTAGGCTTGGTAATTACTTTGGGATACCCGCCTAAAGACTACAAACTGCGCAAAAAAATCCGCAAACCTGTTGAGCAGATCTGCGGGTTCAATACCTATTGA
- a CDS encoding dodecin family protein, which yields MTDSVYKVIELVGSSSESWEKAAQNAIALASESLRDLRIAEVVQMDMHIHEGKIKYYRTKLKVSFKYEG from the coding sequence ATGACAGACAGTGTTTATAAAGTAATTGAATTGGTCGGAAGTAGTTCTGAATCGTGGGAAAAGGCAGCACAGAATGCGATAGCACTGGCCTCCGAATCTTTACGTGACCTTAGAATTGCGGAAGTGGTACAAATGGATATGCATATTCATGAAGGAAAAATTAAGTATTACCGAACAAAACTAAAAGTGTCCTTTAAATATGAAGGATAG
- a CDS encoding aldo/keto reductase yields the protein MKRRKFIRNSALGSLALTIPAIRSFGKNFSASYELPKRVLGKTGEKLSVIGFGGIMLNNNPQDFANELVAKAYELGVNYYDVAPGYGTAQERLGPALKPYRKNCFLACKTHDRTAKGAQNELEDSLRKLETDHFDLYQLHALSSVEEVEQVFGANGAMETFVKAKKEGKVKHLGFSAHSVDAAMLAMKNFDFDSILFPINFACWNAGNFGPQVFEEAEKRGMGILALKAMALTRLGEGEEKVFKNVWYKPIQDEEVMRMALKYTLSKNITAAVPPGKNTLFLKALEFMNGYVPITDNETKKLLALAKETKPVFMHA from the coding sequence ATGAAACGAAGAAAATTTATAAGAAACAGCGCTCTTGGAAGTTTGGCGTTAACTATTCCTGCAATCCGGAGTTTTGGGAAGAACTTTTCTGCCTCATATGAATTACCAAAACGGGTATTGGGAAAAACAGGAGAGAAACTTTCGGTCATCGGTTTTGGTGGAATAATGCTGAACAATAACCCACAGGATTTTGCCAATGAACTTGTGGCAAAAGCTTACGAACTGGGAGTGAACTATTATGATGTAGCTCCGGGCTACGGAACTGCACAGGAACGCCTCGGGCCGGCATTAAAACCTTATCGCAAAAATTGTTTTTTGGCGTGCAAGACTCATGACAGAACAGCAAAAGGAGCGCAAAATGAATTGGAAGATTCGTTGCGAAAACTGGAAACGGATCATTTTGATTTGTATCAATTGCATGCGTTAAGTTCAGTTGAAGAAGTGGAGCAGGTATTTGGTGCAAATGGTGCGATGGAGACATTTGTGAAAGCCAAAAAAGAGGGAAAAGTAAAACATCTCGGTTTTTCTGCTCACTCGGTAGATGCTGCAATGCTGGCAATGAAAAATTTTGATTTTGATTCGATTTTATTTCCGATAAATTTTGCCTGCTGGAATGCCGGAAACTTTGGTCCTCAGGTTTTTGAAGAAGCAGAAAAACGTGGTATGGGAATATTGGCTTTAAAAGCAATGGCATTGACCCGATTGGGTGAAGGGGAGGAAAAAGTATTTAAGAATGTTTGGTATAAACCCATTCAGGATGAAGAAGTAATGAGAATGGCGTTAAAGTATACTCTTTCAAAAAATATAACCGCTGCAGTGCCTCCCGGTAAAAATACATTGTTTTTGAAAGCATTGGAATTTATGAATGGATATGTGCCAATAACAGATAACGAAACAAAAAAATTATTGGCACTGGCAAAGGAAACAAAACCAGTTTTTATGCACGCTTAA